From a region of the Tenggerimyces flavus genome:
- a CDS encoding AMP-dependent synthetase/ligase, whose translation MPGPDMSQDPVPTLANVSRFWGRWYGPSIALRATRPGRWSELTYAELAEAVDDVGRGLIGLDVGPGDRVAILAANRPEWTIVDLAVLAAGAVTVPLDPAADAEEWVARLADSGARVLVCENVEQLARLGARRSLVPRLATTVVMDADGRADVVGLAELADRGRTLDPLVLQDRSAAVHGGEVASITYEDGPVRGCVLTQDNWRAALDGMWSALPVQSADTVFLQLPLHGALGRLVQYDALGRGATLRLCAGGSRTAVTELGQVRPEYLVATPEVYEQVHAQAADLLDRVPAADRHAFQRAVTLGREVRGADEHGLTVPSDRRRDFAVADTRWLARVREVFGGRLRGALSGGGGMTYEALDFLWACGVSVDEVYGSPTMTGIATLNAPGLRRLGTFGRPIGGVEVRIAHDGEILVQGGTVFLGYYRNPAATREALVDGWLRTGDRGELDAEGYLRVTGRREGNNHHHAA comes from the coding sequence ATGCCTGGACCCGACATGTCGCAGGACCCGGTGCCCACGCTTGCGAACGTGAGCAGGTTCTGGGGGCGTTGGTACGGACCGTCGATCGCGTTGCGCGCGACTCGGCCGGGCCGGTGGTCCGAGCTGACCTACGCCGAGCTCGCCGAGGCGGTGGACGACGTCGGTCGCGGGCTGATCGGGCTCGACGTCGGCCCGGGAGACCGGGTGGCGATCCTGGCCGCCAACCGCCCGGAGTGGACCATCGTCGACCTCGCCGTGCTCGCGGCAGGGGCGGTGACCGTACCCCTCGACCCGGCTGCCGACGCCGAGGAGTGGGTCGCGCGGCTCGCTGACTCCGGCGCTCGCGTGCTGGTCTGCGAGAACGTCGAGCAGCTCGCCCGCCTCGGCGCGCGGCGCTCGCTGGTGCCGCGGCTGGCGACGACGGTCGTCATGGACGCCGACGGCCGGGCGGACGTCGTGGGGCTGGCTGAGCTCGCCGACCGCGGCCGTACCCTCGACCCGCTCGTGCTGCAGGACCGGTCGGCGGCGGTGCATGGCGGCGAGGTCGCGAGCATCACGTACGAGGACGGGCCTGTCCGGGGCTGCGTGCTGACGCAGGACAACTGGCGGGCGGCGCTGGACGGGATGTGGTCGGCGCTGCCGGTCCAGTCGGCCGACACGGTGTTCCTGCAGCTGCCGCTGCACGGGGCACTGGGGCGGCTGGTCCAGTACGACGCGCTCGGGCGGGGGGCGACGCTCCGGCTCTGTGCGGGCGGGTCGCGGACCGCGGTGACGGAGCTCGGTCAGGTGCGGCCGGAGTACCTCGTCGCGACGCCGGAGGTGTACGAGCAGGTGCACGCTCAGGCGGCGGACCTGCTCGACCGGGTGCCCGCGGCCGACCGGCACGCCTTCCAACGGGCCGTGACCCTCGGACGCGAGGTGCGCGGCGCCGACGAGCACGGCCTGACCGTGCCGTCCGACCGGCGGCGCGACTTCGCGGTCGCGGACACCCGCTGGCTCGCCCGCGTCCGCGAGGTCTTCGGCGGCCGCCTCCGCGGCGCCCTGTCGGGCGGTGGCGGGATGACGTACGAGGCGCTGGACTTCCTCTGGGCGTGCGGGGTCTCGGTGGACGAGGTGTACGGGTCACCGACGATGACCGGGATCGCGACGCTGAACGCCCCCGGCCTCCGCCGCCTCGGCACCTTCGGCCGCCCCATCGGCGGCGTCGAGGTCCGCATCGCCCACGACGGCGAGATCCTTGTGCAGGGCGGAACGGTCTTCCTCGGCTACTACCGCAACCCCGCGGCCACCCGCGAAGCGTTGGTCGACGGCTGGCTCCGCACCGGCGACCGCGGCGAGCTCGACGCCGAGGGCTACCTGCGCGTGACCGGCCGTCGGGAGGGCAACAACCACCACCACGCCGCCTAG
- a CDS encoding transcriptional regulator: protein MTDRDNAAHCGVAVKTIRRWRRLYRRRGLPRGSPTSAPCPRCEGAPLDEAAYALLLGWYLGDGHLVRGRNDVWSLSIYNDVDYVELNDEIAATLVAVKGAGRVTRRSHPGCIETKLYWKHWACVFPQAGPGMKHTRPIVLEEWQRQVVKRFPHRFVRGLFHSDGCRITNWTVRHLRSGPRRYEYPRYFFSNKSEDIINLCTWALDLLDIAWRRTNPQHVSVARREAVAALDLHVGPKS, encoded by the coding sequence ATGACCGATCGCGACAACGCGGCGCATTGTGGTGTCGCGGTCAAGACCATCAGAAGGTGGCGTCGACTCTATCGACGACGCGGACTCCCTCGCGGCTCGCCCACCAGCGCACCGTGCCCACGATGTGAGGGTGCGCCGCTGGACGAAGCCGCCTATGCGTTGTTGCTGGGCTGGTATCTCGGCGACGGGCACCTGGTGCGCGGCCGGAACGACGTGTGGTCGTTGTCGATCTACAACGACGTCGACTACGTCGAGCTCAACGACGAGATCGCCGCCACCCTGGTCGCGGTGAAAGGTGCCGGGCGCGTGACCCGCCGGAGCCATCCGGGCTGCATCGAGACCAAGCTCTACTGGAAGCATTGGGCCTGCGTGTTTCCGCAGGCAGGTCCGGGCATGAAACACACCCGGCCTATCGTTCTCGAAGAATGGCAACGCCAGGTTGTCAAACGATTTCCGCATCGGTTCGTGCGCGGCCTCTTCCATTCCGACGGCTGCCGCATAACGAATTGGACGGTCCGGCATCTTCGCTCTGGGCCGAGGCGCTATGAGTATCCGCGCTATTTCTTCTCGAACAAGTCCGAGGACATCATCAACCTCTGCACCTGGGCTCTCGACCTGCTCGACATCGCATGGCGGCGGACCAACCCTCAGCACGTGTCCGTGGCGCGGCGGGAGGCTGTGGCCGCGCTCGATCTGCATGTCGGGCCGAAGAGCTAG
- a CDS encoding ANTAR domain-containing response regulator, whose translation MSEQKVRRVVLAEDEALIRLDLAEMLGEEGYDVVGQAGDGEAAIALVKELAPDLAILDIKMPKLDGISVAEQIAKDKLCAVVILTAFSQRELVERARDAGAMAYLVKPFTKADLVPAIEIAVSRFTEQAELERENADLTDRLETRKLVDRAKSILQTKFGLTEPDAFRWIQKTAMDKRVSMRRVAQLVVDEGDELKAEAPGAHEAEEAQAESTTEG comes from the coding sequence GTGAGCGAGCAGAAGGTACGCCGGGTCGTACTGGCTGAGGATGAGGCGTTGATCAGGCTCGACCTGGCCGAGATGCTCGGCGAGGAGGGGTACGACGTCGTCGGGCAGGCGGGCGATGGCGAGGCGGCGATCGCGCTCGTCAAGGAGCTGGCCCCCGACCTGGCCATCCTCGACATCAAGATGCCCAAGCTCGACGGCATCAGCGTCGCCGAGCAGATCGCCAAGGACAAGCTGTGCGCGGTCGTGATCCTCACCGCGTTCAGCCAGCGCGAGCTGGTCGAGCGCGCACGCGACGCCGGGGCGATGGCGTATCTCGTCAAGCCGTTCACCAAGGCCGACCTCGTCCCGGCGATCGAGATCGCCGTCTCGCGGTTCACCGAGCAGGCGGAGCTGGAACGGGAGAACGCCGACCTCACCGACCGGCTGGAGACCCGCAAGCTCGTCGACCGGGCCAAGTCGATCCTGCAGACGAAGTTCGGCCTCACCGAGCCCGACGCGTTCCGCTGGATCCAGAAGACCGCGATGGACAAGCGCGTCAGCATGCGCCGCGTCGCGCAGCTGGTGGTCGACGAGGGTGACGAGTTGAAGGCCGAAGCCCCCGGTGCCCATGAAGCAGAAGAGGCGCAAGCGGAGTCGACTACGGAGGGTTGA
- a CDS encoding branched-chain amino acid ABC transporter substrate-binding protein has product MRQRSAIRIGLALVAASLALSACGSRGATTDPESDPSSGNPTTQQQKVVKIGVIAPFSGENSAFGLGIRNGADLAIKQANEQNAIPGWKIELAAEDDEGQPDVGKNAATKVAGDDEVGAVVGTFNSGVAQQTAPVLNSANIAQVSPANTNDTLTRGNDFEANPQRLYPNYFRLCATDGIQGPFGAQYLYNDLKITEVATIHDKKTYGQGIVEAFTKEFEKLGGTIVAAETVDAKEKDLGAVISKIQSKNPKAVYYGGEYGQAGPLAAQLESAGLDVPLMGGDGIKSDEFIKLAQDSASGNYGSSVGAPTNELPTASKFVADYEKAGYSEPMEAFGAYSFDSTNAVIKALAVALKDATDVKSARPKVIEALAVTDFEGVTGKVGFDEFGDPVNKVLTMYEVEGGKWVKAKTEAFNK; this is encoded by the coding sequence GTGCGTCAGCGGTCCGCCATCCGCATCGGATTGGCCCTCGTCGCAGCTTCTCTGGCTCTCAGCGCGTGCGGCAGTAGAGGCGCCACGACGGATCCTGAGAGTGACCCGAGCAGCGGCAACCCCACCACCCAGCAGCAGAAGGTCGTCAAGATCGGCGTGATCGCGCCGTTCTCCGGGGAGAACTCCGCGTTCGGCCTCGGCATCCGCAACGGTGCCGACCTCGCCATCAAGCAGGCGAACGAGCAGAACGCCATCCCCGGTTGGAAGATCGAGCTCGCGGCCGAGGACGACGAGGGTCAGCCCGACGTCGGCAAGAACGCCGCGACGAAGGTCGCCGGCGACGACGAGGTCGGCGCGGTGGTCGGTACGTTCAACTCCGGCGTCGCCCAGCAGACCGCGCCCGTGCTCAACAGCGCCAACATCGCGCAGGTCAGCCCCGCGAACACCAACGACACGCTGACCCGCGGCAACGACTTCGAAGCCAACCCGCAGCGGCTCTACCCGAACTACTTCCGCCTGTGCGCCACCGACGGCATCCAGGGCCCGTTCGGCGCGCAGTACCTCTACAACGACCTGAAGATCACCGAGGTCGCGACGATCCACGACAAGAAGACGTACGGCCAGGGCATCGTCGAGGCGTTCACCAAGGAGTTCGAGAAGCTGGGCGGCACGATCGTCGCGGCCGAGACGGTCGACGCCAAGGAGAAGGACCTCGGCGCGGTCATCTCCAAGATCCAGTCGAAGAACCCGAAGGCCGTCTACTACGGCGGTGAGTACGGTCAGGCCGGCCCGCTCGCCGCGCAGCTCGAGTCCGCGGGGCTCGACGTGCCGCTGATGGGCGGCGACGGTATCAAGTCCGACGAGTTCATCAAGCTCGCCCAGGACTCGGCCAGCGGCAACTACGGCTCCTCGGTCGGCGCGCCTACCAACGAGCTCCCGACGGCCTCGAAGTTCGTCGCCGACTACGAGAAGGCCGGCTACTCCGAGCCCATGGAGGCGTTCGGCGCCTACTCCTTCGACTCCACGAACGCCGTGATCAAGGCGCTCGCCGTGGCCCTGAAGGACGCGACGGACGTGAAGTCCGCGCGGCCGAAGGTGATCGAGGCACTCGCCGTCACCGATTTCGAGGGCGTGACGGGCAAGGTCGGGTTCGACGAGTTCGGCGACCCGGTCAACAAGGTCCTCACGATGTACGAGGTCGAGGGCGGCAAGTGGGTCAAGGCGAAGACCGAGGCCTTCAACAAGTGA
- a CDS encoding branched-chain amino acid ABC transporter substrate-binding protein — protein MGQRSAIRIGVALVAASLAFAAAGCGNRGGETGSQGGEGDAPTKTAKIGVISPTSGGLSALGIGIKNSVDLAIKQANETKAIPGWTLELAAEDDAENPDTGKNAATKLAADDEVVGVVGTLQSSIAQQVQPVLASANIVQVSPANTNDTLTKGAKFETAPERPYPTYFRVCAVDSLQGPYAAQYVYNTLKFTKVATIHDKLTYGQGLVEAFTKEYTKLGGTVVAAETVQKDETDFGAVISKIAPKAPQLVYYGGQYPQSGPLSNQMKSGGLKVPVMGGDGMQAGDYIKLAGAASEGDFATSVGAPTDALESAKKYVDDYGKAGYKDPYETYGGYSYDAANSIIEALKVALKDATDAKSARAKVVEAMANVSFDGVTGKVGFDEFGDTTTKILTMYKVESGKWAAASTDDLGQ, from the coding sequence GTGGGTCAGCGTTCCGCCATCCGGATCGGAGTGGCGCTGGTCGCCGCATCCTTGGCGTTCGCCGCCGCTGGTTGCGGCAACCGCGGCGGTGAGACTGGGAGCCAGGGAGGCGAGGGCGACGCCCCCACCAAGACCGCGAAGATCGGCGTGATCTCGCCGACCTCTGGCGGCCTGAGCGCGCTGGGCATCGGCATCAAGAACTCCGTCGACCTCGCGATCAAGCAGGCGAACGAGACGAAGGCCATCCCTGGTTGGACGTTGGAGCTCGCCGCGGAGGACGACGCGGAGAACCCCGACACCGGCAAGAACGCGGCGACGAAGCTCGCCGCGGACGACGAGGTCGTCGGTGTCGTCGGCACGCTCCAGTCGAGCATCGCCCAGCAGGTGCAGCCGGTTCTCGCTTCGGCGAACATCGTCCAGGTGTCTCCGGCGAACACCAACGACACCCTGACGAAGGGTGCGAAGTTCGAGACCGCACCCGAGCGTCCCTACCCGACGTACTTCCGCGTCTGCGCGGTGGACTCGCTGCAGGGTCCGTACGCGGCGCAGTACGTCTACAACACGCTGAAGTTCACCAAGGTCGCCACGATCCACGACAAGCTCACCTACGGGCAGGGCCTGGTCGAGGCGTTCACCAAGGAGTACACGAAGCTCGGCGGCACGGTCGTCGCGGCGGAGACCGTTCAGAAGGACGAGACGGACTTCGGCGCGGTCATCTCCAAGATCGCTCCCAAGGCGCCGCAGCTCGTCTACTACGGCGGTCAGTACCCGCAGTCCGGTCCGCTGTCCAACCAGATGAAGTCCGGTGGCCTGAAGGTTCCGGTCATGGGTGGCGACGGCATGCAGGCCGGCGACTACATCAAGCTGGCCGGTGCGGCCTCCGAGGGCGACTTCGCCACCTCGGTCGGCGCGCCGACCGACGCGCTCGAGTCGGCGAAGAAGTACGTCGACGACTACGGCAAGGCCGGCTACAAGGACCCGTACGAGACCTACGGCGGTTACTCCTACGACGCCGCGAACTCGATCATCGAGGCCCTCAAGGTCGCCCTGAAGGACGCGACGGACGCCAAGTCCGCGCGGGCGAAGGTCGTCGAGGCGATGGCGAACGTGAGCTTCGACGGCGTCACCGGCAAGGTCGGCTTCGACGAGTTCGGTGACACGACGACGAAGATCCTGACCATGTACAAGGTCGAGAGCGGCAAGTGGGCCGCAGCCAGCACGGACGACCTTGGCCAGTAG
- a CDS encoding branched-chain amino acid ABC transporter permease: MDQFLQQLINGLSLGSLYALIAVGYTVVYGIIQLINFAHGEVFMIGAFGALTVHTVAFDEDMRSLWVLPVMVIGAMAASVGVVILMERFAYRPLRNAPRLAPLITAIGVSIFLQEAVRLFYGRIPGFDDAKRAIPFPQIEFVTGEPIAMGGVVIQRAAAFTIVALIFCTVLLWFFVNRTRTGRAMQATSQDPDTARLMGINVDRIIVIAFCVGAALAAIAGVAHGLRYTQIDFRMGFLAGLKAFTAAVLGGIGNIYGAVVGGLVLGLAEAMAIQYVPGQFGGTAWKDVWAFVLLILVLVFRPQGLLGARVVDRA; this comes from the coding sequence GTGGACCAGTTTCTCCAGCAGCTCATCAACGGGCTGTCGCTCGGTTCGCTGTACGCGTTGATCGCGGTTGGATACACCGTCGTCTACGGGATCATCCAGCTGATCAACTTCGCCCACGGTGAAGTGTTCATGATCGGGGCGTTCGGCGCACTGACGGTCCACACGGTGGCGTTCGACGAGGACATGCGGTCCCTCTGGGTCCTTCCTGTCATGGTGATCGGCGCGATGGCGGCCTCCGTCGGCGTGGTCATCCTGATGGAACGGTTCGCCTACCGACCACTCCGCAACGCACCACGATTAGCACCCCTGATCACGGCGATCGGGGTCTCGATCTTCCTGCAGGAAGCGGTTCGCCTGTTCTACGGGCGGATTCCCGGCTTCGACGACGCCAAGCGCGCGATCCCGTTCCCGCAGATCGAGTTCGTCACCGGCGAGCCGATCGCGATGGGGGGAGTGGTGATCCAGCGGGCCGCGGCGTTCACGATCGTCGCGCTGATCTTCTGCACCGTGCTGCTGTGGTTCTTCGTCAACCGGACCCGTACGGGCCGCGCGATGCAGGCCACCTCGCAGGACCCCGACACCGCCCGGCTGATGGGCATCAACGTCGACCGCATCATCGTGATCGCGTTCTGCGTCGGCGCCGCACTCGCGGCGATCGCCGGTGTCGCGCACGGGCTGCGGTACACGCAGATCGACTTCCGGATGGGCTTCCTCGCCGGGCTGAAGGCGTTCACCGCCGCGGTCCTCGGCGGCATCGGCAACATCTACGGCGCCGTCGTCGGCGGCCTGGTCCTCGGGCTGGCCGAGGCGATGGCGATCCAGTACGTGCCTGGCCAGTTCGGCGGAACGGCCTGGAAGGACGTCTGGGCCTTCGTCCTGTTGATCCTGGTCCTGGTCTTCCGGCCGCAGGGCCTGCTGGGTGCGAGGGTGGTGGACCGCGCATGA
- a CDS encoding branched-chain amino acid ABC transporter permease yields the protein MRIDALLERLLGNAAWLVALIGAALTTVGTLLPWTYDRSILHDLTVYFYPAGAQVYTIILGGLALVYLLAQRGPLAGLLGVLFRGGSGPVRMAGIFATVVVWLTLIAIAAALGGMVNVDPGGFVSGAGALILLVGSRAMPVEETPELNGELHDIIEILIIAAVLGGLLLTAAYALNTDQAWIFVLVLIMVGGVAAILQKGGLLGWFTRMAGRHRRVTLLAAFVVAFLFPLTQGDSDANMSIATQILIFAATAIGLNIVVGLAGLLDLGYVAFLGSGAYVGAMLSASTFANIGWTPPFPLVLLIGALVAGFLGIIIGSPTLRVSGDYLAIVTLAFGEIFRLTVNNLDGTNGPDLTNGPNGIPAIPDLELFGFNFGDQHTIFGVTMGRFANYYFVLLILIAFVITVFARLNNSRIGRGWIAIREDERAAEAMGVNTFGLKLLAFAGGAMLAGLAGTIKAHHDVSVTPDQYVFLESAFLVAAIVLGGMGTVAGVLLGATILKLLPEKLRFFSEYRLLFFGAVLILMMRFRPEGLVASRRRQLEFHEEDEALAERVEDDVAEVTAR from the coding sequence ATGAGAATCGACGCGCTGCTCGAGCGGCTGCTCGGCAACGCGGCCTGGCTGGTGGCACTGATCGGCGCCGCGCTGACCACCGTCGGCACGCTGCTGCCGTGGACGTACGACCGCAGCATCCTGCACGACCTGACGGTCTACTTCTATCCCGCCGGCGCGCAGGTCTACACAATCATCCTCGGCGGGCTTGCGTTGGTGTATCTGCTCGCGCAGCGCGGACCGCTGGCGGGTCTGCTCGGCGTGCTGTTCCGCGGTGGCTCCGGACCCGTCCGCATGGCCGGGATCTTCGCGACCGTGGTCGTGTGGCTGACGCTGATCGCGATCGCCGCCGCGCTCGGTGGCATGGTGAACGTCGATCCCGGCGGCTTCGTCTCCGGCGCCGGTGCGCTGATCCTGCTGGTCGGCTCCCGCGCTATGCCGGTCGAAGAGACGCCGGAGCTGAACGGCGAGCTGCACGACATCATCGAGATCCTCATCATCGCCGCGGTTCTCGGTGGTCTGCTGCTCACTGCCGCGTACGCGCTCAACACCGACCAGGCGTGGATCTTCGTCCTCGTGCTGATCATGGTCGGCGGCGTCGCGGCGATCCTGCAGAAGGGCGGCCTGCTCGGCTGGTTCACCCGCATGGCCGGCCGGCATCGCCGGGTCACGCTGCTCGCGGCGTTCGTGGTCGCGTTCCTGTTCCCGCTGACTCAGGGCGACAGCGACGCGAACATGTCGATCGCGACCCAGATCCTCATCTTCGCCGCGACCGCGATCGGCCTGAACATCGTGGTGGGCTTGGCCGGACTGCTGGACCTCGGGTACGTCGCGTTCCTCGGCTCCGGTGCGTACGTCGGGGCGATGCTGTCGGCGTCGACGTTCGCCAACATCGGCTGGACGCCGCCGTTCCCGCTGGTGCTGTTGATCGGCGCGCTCGTCGCCGGCTTCCTCGGCATCATCATCGGCAGTCCGACGTTGCGGGTCAGCGGCGACTACCTCGCGATCGTGACACTCGCGTTCGGCGAGATCTTCCGGCTGACGGTCAACAACCTCGACGGAACGAACGGGCCGGACCTCACCAACGGTCCGAACGGCATCCCGGCGATCCCCGACCTGGAGCTGTTCGGGTTCAACTTCGGCGACCAGCACACGATCTTCGGCGTCACCATGGGGCGATTCGCCAACTACTACTTCGTGTTGCTGATCCTCATCGCGTTCGTCATCACCGTGTTCGCCCGGTTGAACAACTCCCGGATCGGGCGTGGCTGGATCGCGATCCGCGAGGACGAGCGGGCCGCCGAGGCGATGGGCGTCAACACGTTCGGCCTGAAGCTGCTGGCGTTCGCCGGCGGCGCGATGCTCGCCGGCCTCGCCGGCACGATCAAGGCGCACCACGACGTCTCGGTGACACCGGACCAGTACGTCTTCCTCGAGTCCGCGTTCCTCGTCGCCGCGATCGTGCTCGGTGGAATGGGAACGGTGGCGGGCGTGCTGCTCGGCGCGACGATCCTCAAGCTGCTGCCGGAGAAGCTGCGCTTCTTCTCCGAGTACCGGCTGCTGTTCTTCGGTGCCGTGCTCATCCTGATGATGCGGTTCCGGCCGGAGGGCCTCGTGGCCAGTAGGCGAAGACAGCTGGAGTTCCACGAAGAGGACGAGGCGCTCGCCGAACGCGTGGAGGACGATGTCGCGGAGGTGACGGCACGATGA
- a CDS encoding ABC transporter ATP-binding protein: protein MTVEQAAPAPGRHAAAGLLSARGVTMRFGGLVAVNNVDYDVYEGEIVGLIGPNGAGKTTFFNCLTGMYKPTSGTVSFRGRPLRPRPQAVTKAGVARTFQNIRLFANMTALENVMVGRYCRTTTGPISAILHGPKYRREERETRERALELLRFVGLERSADHLARNLPYGDQRRLEIARALATDPGLLLLDEPTAGMNPQETRGAMELIFRIREQGLAVVVIEHDMRFIFNLCDRVTCLVRGEKLCEGTPESVQSNPRVIEAYIGTGPEAAEGA from the coding sequence ATGACCGTCGAGCAAGCCGCTCCAGCGCCGGGCCGGCACGCCGCCGCCGGGCTGCTGTCCGCCCGCGGCGTCACGATGCGGTTCGGCGGCCTGGTGGCCGTCAACAACGTCGACTACGACGTGTACGAGGGCGAGATCGTCGGGCTGATCGGGCCGAACGGGGCCGGCAAGACGACGTTCTTCAACTGCCTCACCGGCATGTACAAGCCGACCTCAGGCACGGTCTCGTTCCGCGGCCGCCCGCTCCGGCCGCGGCCGCAAGCGGTGACCAAAGCCGGCGTCGCACGGACGTTCCAGAACATCCGGCTGTTCGCCAACATGACCGCGCTGGAGAACGTCATGGTCGGCCGGTACTGCCGCACCACGACCGGCCCGATCTCGGCGATTCTGCACGGGCCGAAGTACCGGCGCGAGGAACGCGAGACGCGCGAACGGGCGCTCGAGCTGCTGCGGTTCGTCGGGCTCGAGCGGAGCGCGGACCACCTGGCCCGCAACCTGCCGTACGGCGACCAGCGGCGGCTCGAGATCGCCCGCGCCCTGGCGACCGACCCGGGGCTGCTGCTGCTCGACGAGCCGACCGCGGGCATGAACCCGCAGGAGACCCGCGGCGCGATGGAGCTGATCTTCCGGATCCGGGAGCAGGGCCTCGCGGTCGTGGTGATCGAGCACGACATGCGGTTCATCTTCAACCTGTGCGACCGGGTGACCTGCCTGGTCCGCGGCGAGAAGCTCTGCGAGGGCACCCCGGAGTCGGTCCAGTCCAACCCGCGGGTGATCGAGGCGTACATCGGCACCGGACCCGAGGCTGCGGAGGGCGCCTGA
- a CDS encoding ABC transporter ATP-binding protein, translated as MTTILEVKDLVVAYGKVRAVKGISFTVSEGEVVTLIGTNGAGKTTTLRTISGLLPLTGGSITFQGERIDGMPAHRIVEQGLAHAPEGRRIFPRMTVEENLRLGAYARRDTGVAADLKRVFELFPVLEERRRQAAGTFSGGEQQMLAIGRSLMSRPKLLMLDEPSMGLSPLMMQRIMSTIRELVTDGTTILLVEQNAQAALELAHRGYVLEVGRIVLSDTGQQLLGNEQVRKAYLGED; from the coding sequence ATGACAACGATCCTCGAGGTCAAGGACCTGGTCGTCGCGTACGGCAAGGTCCGCGCGGTCAAGGGCATCAGCTTCACGGTCAGCGAGGGCGAGGTCGTCACGCTGATCGGGACGAACGGTGCCGGCAAGACCACGACGCTGCGGACGATCTCCGGCCTGCTGCCGTTGACGGGCGGCTCGATCACCTTCCAGGGTGAGCGCATCGACGGCATGCCCGCGCACCGCATCGTCGAGCAGGGGCTGGCGCACGCGCCGGAGGGGCGGCGGATCTTTCCGCGGATGACCGTGGAGGAGAACCTCCGGCTCGGTGCGTACGCCCGTCGCGACACGGGGGTGGCGGCGGACCTGAAGCGGGTGTTCGAGCTGTTCCCGGTGCTGGAGGAACGTCGTCGCCAGGCCGCGGGCACGTTCTCCGGCGGTGAGCAGCAGATGCTCGCGATCGGCCGGTCGCTGATGTCGCGGCCGAAGCTGCTGATGCTGGACGAGCCGTCCATGGGCCTGTCGCCGTTGATGATGCAGCGGATCATGTCGACGATCCGCGAGCTGGTGACGGACGGGACGACGATCCTGCTCGTCGAGCAGAACGCCCAGGCGGCGCTGGAGCTCGCGCACCGCGGCTACGTCCTCGAGGTCGGCCGGATCGTGCTGTCGGACACCGGCCAGCAGCTGCTTGGCAACGAACAAGTCCGCAAGGCCTACCTCGGCGAAGACTAG